The Deinococcus sp. Marseille-Q6407 genome has a window encoding:
- a CDS encoding DsbA family protein, whose product MRFRLPFLPSLLAALLAGGGAQAQLWHTPQATAAQPLLKGFQAQGDLLTRGQTRIELDRIGQRVIGVYVTAPRSDTDGVARAILSAWGAPETAVPDLKKVLDDPGFQQQAATRLFEEVDQSGGSVANVRLRQDGWQAYTALKVYPQSAFPKESASLGQGNAPARLDLVSDFQCPYCHQLWNSVSMAEWRSKPGVYQLNYHHFPLSFHPLALPAAQASECAAEQGRFWEFSDRLNEGFDTWTRQTDPEARRSFRDYALGAGAAPEPLDRCLGQDHSRQIMAGADRLQRSLNVTGTPSVYLNGIKLGNYNDASEIRAIRAVTEAGPGAANVTEQRLKTLR is encoded by the coding sequence ATGAGGTTCAGACTTCCATTTCTGCCATCGCTGCTGGCTGCGCTGCTGGCCGGCGGCGGCGCCCAAGCCCAGCTCTGGCACACGCCGCAGGCCACTGCCGCGCAGCCGCTGCTGAAGGGCTTTCAGGCCCAGGGCGACCTGCTGACGCGCGGCCAGACCCGCATCGAACTTGACCGCATCGGGCAGCGGGTCATCGGGGTATATGTCACGGCGCCCCGCAGCGACACCGACGGGGTGGCGCGGGCCATTCTGTCGGCCTGGGGTGCGCCGGAAACGGCAGTGCCGGATCTGAAAAAGGTGCTGGACGACCCCGGCTTTCAGCAGCAGGCGGCGACCCGGCTCTTTGAGGAAGTGGACCAGAGCGGCGGCAGCGTGGCGAATGTGCGGCTGCGTCAGGACGGCTGGCAGGCCTACACCGCGCTGAAGGTGTACCCGCAGAGCGCTTTCCCGAAAGAGAGCGCGTCCCTGGGGCAAGGCAACGCCCCGGCCCGGCTGGATTTGGTCAGCGATTTCCAGTGCCCCTACTGCCATCAGCTGTGGAACAGCGTCAGCATGGCCGAGTGGCGCAGCAAGCCGGGGGTTTACCAGCTGAACTACCACCACTTCCCGCTGTCGTTTCACCCGCTGGCGCTGCCGGCCGCGCAGGCCTCCGAGTGCGCCGCCGAGCAGGGCCGCTTCTGGGAGTTCTCGGACCGGCTGAATGAAGGCTTTGACACCTGGACCCGGCAGACGGACCCTGAGGCCCGCCGTAGCTTCCGTGACTATGCGCTGGGCGCCGGGGCCGCCCCAGAGCCGCTGGACCGCTGCCTGGGCCAGGACCACAGCCGGCAGATCATGGCAGGCGCCGACCGGCTGCAGCGCAGCCTGAACGTGACCGGCACACCCTCGGTGTACCTGAACGGCATCAAGCTGGGCAATTACAATGACGCTTCGGAAATCCGGGCCATCCGGGCCGTGACCGAGGCCGGACCCGGCGCTGCCAACGTGACTGAGCAGCGCCTCAAGACCCTGCGCTAG
- the ileS gene encoding isoleucine--tRNA ligase, producing the protein MTQPPAPKSAPAFAPVPSQPDYAGLEARILQKWKDEQVFEQTQSRPAEKGEFVFYEGPPTANGVPALHHVLARAFKDLFPRYRVMQGYHVTRKGGWDTHGLPVEISVEKKLGLQGRNHGASREELEEFNRLCRTSVWETIQEWNTMTERMGYWVDLEDPYITYNQDYVESVWNLLKRLYVKGLLAQDYKVVPLSPRISSTLSKAELGEVDSYRMVDDPSVYVRFPVLWDTLPERAHAALSSLSGEDRQGLSLLIWTTTPWTLPSNTLAAVNPELTYVVARSAAGPLIVAEEAVERLSSLHKDQPPLEVLTRFQGRDLEGVEYEPPFPEVAPQLGAVRELHERRPDGRPVMHFVVMADFVNAADGSGVAHQAPVYGAEDMEVARHYDVPLVFGVDDHGILQVTHEKGQFFKDADKGLIRDLKERGLMFWAGTLKHRYPFHDRTGDPILYFAKKGWYIRTSQVADEMLAQNEKINWVPENIKHGRFGKWLEGNVDWAISRERYWGTPLPFWVSEKGDLKVVGSRAELEALTGRDLSALDLHRPYIDDVTFTLGGQEYRRVPEVLDVWFDSGAMPYAQWGLLLDDQGQAVRGGEAFERHYPADFICEAIDQTRGWFYSLHAISTMLYDQPAYRNVISLGHIVDEKGLKMSKSKGNVVAPLPLFDRYGADSVRWYMFTASDPGDQKRFSERLVAEAQRGFVSTLWNVYSFFVLYANLDRPDLGAAPAVSERPEMDRWLLSRLEETVRDVTQALDTYDARGGGRALAGFVDELSNWYVRRSRARFWTEQGAEVDTAAYATLHEALLTVSLLAAPFTPFLADELFRNLSGKDESVHLQAWPQLRPERLDTELTRSMAAVMKVVELGRAVRGQYNLRARQPLAKVQVRLPGAELEAAVRRAEAQVLEELNVKAVEYLGEGADLVTYSLRPNLPVVGKKYGKQLPALKAALAAADTAAVVKAVQGGGVARLGEFELNADELLIDASAPGGMAAAEDSGYLVAFDTELTRELILEGLARDLVRGIQEGRKAAGFEVSDRIQLGLELSGDALEAAQAWQDFIAGEVLAREVSYGPGEGFGAEVEGGTAWLKKL; encoded by the coding sequence ATGACCCAACCACCCGCCCCCAAATCTGCCCCTGCCTTTGCCCCGGTGCCGTCTCAGCCGGATTACGCCGGTCTGGAAGCCCGCATTCTCCAAAAGTGGAAAGACGAGCAGGTCTTCGAGCAAACCCAGAGCCGGCCCGCCGAGAAGGGCGAGTTCGTCTTTTATGAGGGCCCACCCACCGCCAACGGCGTGCCGGCGCTGCACCACGTGCTGGCCCGCGCTTTCAAGGACCTGTTTCCCCGTTACCGGGTGATGCAGGGCTACCACGTAACCCGCAAGGGCGGCTGGGACACCCACGGCCTGCCGGTGGAAATCAGCGTGGAAAAGAAGCTGGGGCTGCAGGGCCGCAACCACGGCGCCTCGCGCGAGGAGCTTGAGGAGTTTAACCGGCTGTGCCGCACCTCGGTGTGGGAAACCATCCAGGAGTGGAACACCATGACCGAACGCATGGGCTACTGGGTGGACCTGGAAGATCCTTACATCACCTACAACCAGGACTACGTGGAGTCGGTTTGGAACCTGCTCAAGCGGCTCTACGTTAAGGGCCTGCTGGCCCAGGACTACAAGGTGGTGCCGCTAAGCCCCAGAATCTCCAGCACGCTGTCCAAGGCGGAGCTGGGCGAGGTGGACTCCTACCGGATGGTGGACGACCCCAGCGTGTACGTGCGCTTTCCGGTGCTGTGGGACACCCTGCCGGAGCGGGCCCACGCCGCGCTGAGCAGCCTGAGCGGCGAGGACCGCCAGGGCCTGAGCCTCCTGATCTGGACCACCACCCCCTGGACCCTGCCCAGCAACACCCTGGCCGCCGTGAACCCGGAGCTGACCTATGTGGTGGCCCGCAGCGCGGCGGGACCACTGATCGTAGCCGAGGAAGCGGTGGAGCGCCTGAGCAGCCTGCACAAGGACCAGCCACCGCTGGAAGTGCTGACCCGTTTCCAGGGCCGCGACTTGGAAGGCGTGGAGTACGAGCCGCCCTTCCCCGAAGTGGCCCCGCAGCTCGGCGCGGTGCGGGAGCTGCACGAACGCCGCCCCGACGGCCGCCCGGTGATGCACTTCGTGGTGATGGCCGACTTCGTCAACGCGGCCGACGGCTCGGGCGTGGCGCACCAGGCCCCGGTCTACGGCGCCGAGGATATGGAAGTGGCCCGCCACTACGACGTGCCGCTTGTCTTCGGGGTGGATGACCACGGCATCCTGCAGGTGACCCACGAGAAAGGCCAGTTCTTCAAGGACGCCGACAAGGGCCTGATCCGCGACCTCAAGGAACGCGGGCTGATGTTCTGGGCCGGTACCCTCAAGCACCGTTATCCCTTCCACGACCGCACCGGCGACCCCATCCTGTATTTCGCCAAGAAGGGCTGGTATATCCGCACCTCGCAGGTGGCGGACGAGATGCTGGCCCAGAACGAGAAAATCAACTGGGTGCCGGAGAACATCAAGCACGGCCGCTTTGGCAAGTGGCTGGAAGGCAACGTGGACTGGGCCATCAGCCGCGAGCGTTACTGGGGCACGCCACTGCCGTTCTGGGTGTCGGAAAAGGGTGACCTGAAAGTGGTGGGCAGCCGTGCCGAACTCGAAGCCCTGACCGGGCGCGACCTCTCGGCGCTGGACCTGCACCGGCCTTACATTGACGATGTCACCTTTACCCTAGGCGGCCAGGAATACCGCCGGGTGCCGGAAGTGCTGGACGTGTGGTTCGATTCCGGCGCGATGCCTTACGCGCAGTGGGGCCTGCTGCTGGACGACCAGGGCCAGGCAGTGCGCGGCGGCGAAGCCTTTGAGCGGCACTACCCGGCCGACTTCATCTGCGAGGCGATTGACCAGACGCGCGGGTGGTTCTACTCACTGCACGCCATCAGCACCATGCTGTACGACCAGCCGGCCTACCGCAACGTGATCTCGCTGGGGCACATCGTGGACGAAAAGGGCCTCAAGATGTCCAAGTCCAAGGGCAACGTGGTGGCGCCGCTGCCGCTGTTCGACCGTTACGGGGCCGACAGCGTGCGCTGGTACATGTTCACCGCCAGCGACCCCGGCGACCAGAAACGCTTCTCCGAGCGGCTGGTGGCCGAGGCGCAGCGCGGCTTTGTCAGCACCCTGTGGAACGTGTACTCGTTCTTCGTGCTGTACGCCAATCTGGACCGGCCCGACCTCGGCGCAGCGCCGGCAGTGAGCGAGCGCCCCGAGATGGACCGCTGGCTGCTCAGCCGGCTGGAAGAAACCGTGCGCGACGTGACGCAGGCGCTGGACACCTACGACGCCCGCGGCGGCGGCCGGGCGCTGGCCGGGTTCGTGGACGAGCTGAGCAACTGGTACGTGCGCCGCTCGCGCGCCCGCTTCTGGACGGAGCAGGGGGCCGAGGTGGACACCGCCGCTTACGCCACGTTGCACGAAGCTCTGCTGACGGTGAGCCTGCTGGCCGCGCCGTTTACCCCTTTCCTGGCCGACGAGCTGTTCCGGAATCTGAGCGGCAAGGACGAATCTGTCCACCTGCAGGCCTGGCCGCAGCTGCGCCCCGAACGGCTGGACACGGAGCTGACTCGCAGCATGGCCGCTGTGATGAAAGTGGTGGAACTGGGCCGCGCCGTGCGTGGGCAGTACAACCTGCGCGCCCGGCAGCCGCTGGCAAAAGTGCAGGTGCGCCTGCCCGGCGCCGAGCTGGAAGCGGCCGTGCGCCGCGCCGAGGCGCAGGTGCTTGAAGAGCTGAACGTGAAGGCGGTGGAGTACCTCGGCGAAGGCGCCGACCTGGTGACCTACTCGCTACGCCCCAACCTGCCGGTGGTGGGCAAGAAGTACGGCAAGCAGCTGCCGGCGCTGAAAGCGGCGCTGGCCGCTGCCGACACGGCCGCCGTGGTGAAGGCCGTACAGGGCGGCGGCGTGGCGCGCCTGGGCGAGTTCGAGCTGAACGCCGACGAACTCCTGATTGACGCTTCGGCCCCCGGAGGCATGGCCGCTGCCGAGGACAGCGGTTATCTGGTCGCCTTCGATACCGAGCTGACCCGTGAGCTAATTCTCGAAGGCCTGGCCCGCGACCTGGTGCGCGGCATTCAGGAAGGCCGAAAGGCCGCCGGCTTCGAGGTATCGGACCGCATTCAGCTCGGCCTGGAGCTGAGCGGCGACGCACTGGAAGCGGCGCAGGCCTGGCAAGACTTCATCGCCGGTGAGGTGCTGGCCCGCGAGGTGAGCTACGGCCCCGGTGAGGGCTTCGGCGCCGAGGTCGAAGGCGGCACCGCCTGGCTGAAAAAGCTCTGA
- the fsa gene encoding fructose-6-phosphate aldolase, protein MKFFIDTAIMDEIREINSWGVLSGVTTNPSLIVKSGRDFREVVSEIAELVGGAISAEVTGETAEEMISEGRDIGTWSEHIVVKLPLTPAGLQACRTLTDEGIKTNVTLCFSVPQALLAARAGATYVSPFAGRVDDIGWDGIELIRQIKEAYVLGDIDTQVLAASIRHPQHVVQSALAGADVATIPYKVFKQMVQHPLTDAGIAGFMKDWATLGTRQEKQAE, encoded by the coding sequence ATGAAATTTTTCATCGATACCGCCATCATGGACGAAATCCGCGAAATCAACAGCTGGGGCGTGCTCAGCGGCGTCACCACCAACCCCAGCCTGATCGTCAAGTCCGGCCGCGACTTCCGCGAAGTGGTCAGCGAAATCGCTGAACTGGTGGGCGGCGCCATCTCGGCCGAAGTGACCGGCGAAACCGCCGAAGAGATGATCAGCGAGGGCCGTGATATCGGTACCTGGTCCGAGCACATCGTGGTCAAGCTGCCGCTGACCCCCGCCGGACTGCAGGCCTGCCGCACCCTGACGGACGAAGGCATCAAGACCAACGTGACCCTGTGCTTCAGCGTGCCGCAGGCCCTACTGGCCGCCCGCGCCGGCGCCACCTATGTCAGCCCCTTCGCGGGCCGGGTGGATGACATCGGCTGGGACGGCATCGAGCTGATCCGCCAGATCAAGGAAGCCTACGTGCTGGGTGACATCGACACTCAGGTGCTGGCCGCTTCTATTCGCCACCCGCAGCACGTGGTGCAGTCGGCCCTGGCCGGCGCCGACGTGGCCACCATTCCTTACAAGGTGTTCAAGCAGATGGTGCAGCACCCGCTGACCGACGCGGGCATCGCTGGCTTCATGAAGGACTGGGCCACCCTGGGCACCCGGCAGGAGAAGCAGGCGGAATGA
- the rho gene encoding transcription termination factor Rho: MSLTFQSLREKILPELHLLAAQAGIQDYRKLKKDDLILRLLEAQADQGGQQLAEGYLIVAEDGYGFLQTDLLDAGSRVALVTSGLIRDFALRTGDQVIGLSRPPRDTERYPTLLNVQAVNGVDPETARSRPRFDDLTPTFPDRQLVLEDPGMDDGISLRVVDLLVPIGRGQRALIVAPPKAGKTTLMKKIANSIVKNYPDIHVMVLLVDERPEEVTDFRESVAGAEVIASTFDEPPQRHVRVAEFVHERARRIVEEGGHVVILLDSITRLARANNLVTPPTGRTLSGGLDSNALHWPKKFLGAARNTREGGSLTILATALVETGSRMDDVIFEEFKGTGNAELVLSRRLEERRIFPALDILKSGTRREELLLDQPVLDKIWLLRKVISDMDPADAMEMLTARMGKTANNAEFLQQLTGRG, translated from the coding sequence ATGAGCCTGACCTTTCAGAGCCTGCGCGAAAAGATTCTGCCGGAGCTGCACCTGCTGGCCGCGCAGGCCGGCATTCAGGACTACCGCAAGCTGAAAAAAGACGACCTGATCCTGCGGCTGCTGGAAGCCCAGGCTGATCAGGGCGGGCAGCAGCTGGCCGAGGGCTACCTGATCGTGGCCGAGGACGGCTACGGCTTTCTGCAGACCGACCTGCTGGACGCCGGCAGCCGGGTGGCGCTGGTCACCTCCGGCCTGATCCGCGACTTTGCGCTGCGGACCGGTGACCAGGTGATCGGCCTCTCGCGTCCGCCGCGCGATACCGAGCGTTACCCCACCCTGCTGAACGTGCAGGCGGTCAACGGCGTGGACCCAGAAACGGCCCGCAGCCGCCCCCGCTTCGACGACCTGACCCCCACCTTCCCCGACCGGCAGCTGGTGCTGGAAGACCCCGGCATGGACGACGGTATCTCGCTGCGGGTGGTGGACCTGCTGGTGCCGATCGGCCGCGGGCAGCGCGCCCTGATCGTGGCGCCGCCCAAGGCCGGGAAAACCACCCTGATGAAGAAGATCGCCAACTCCATCGTGAAGAACTATCCGGATATTCACGTGATGGTGCTGCTGGTAGACGAACGCCCCGAGGAAGTGACCGATTTCCGCGAGAGCGTGGCCGGCGCCGAGGTGATCGCTTCCACCTTCGACGAGCCGCCGCAGCGCCACGTGCGGGTGGCCGAGTTTGTCCATGAGCGGGCGCGCCGCATCGTGGAAGAGGGCGGGCACGTGGTGATCCTGCTGGACTCCATCACCCGCCTGGCCCGCGCCAATAACCTGGTCACGCCGCCCACCGGCCGGACCCTCTCAGGGGGGCTGGATTCTAACGCACTGCACTGGCCCAAGAAGTTCCTGGGCGCCGCCCGCAACACCCGCGAGGGCGGCAGCCTGACCATCCTGGCCACCGCGCTGGTGGAAACTGGCTCGCGCATGGACGACGTGATCTTCGAGGAATTCAAGGGCACCGGCAACGCCGAACTGGTGCTCAGCCGCCGGCTGGAAGAACGCCGTATCTTCCCGGCGCTGGACATTCTCAAGTCTGGCACCCGCCGCGAGGAACTGCTGCTGGACCAGCCTGTGCTGGACAAGATCTGGCTGCTGCGCAAGGTGATCAGCGACATGGACCCCGCCGACGCGATGGAAATGCTCACCGCCCGGATGGGAAAGACCGCCAACAACGCCGAATTCCTCCAGCAGCTGACCGGACGTGGCTAG
- a CDS encoding alpha/beta fold hydrolase, with protein sequence MARPRLPAFEPRYCSFESGGGLLHWREYGSGPPLVLVHGLSGSRHWWRSNLPAFSAHFRVYVIELTGFGSAWRHRSLGVEGSADLIGAWLEAQNLQDVTLVGHSMGGQISTIVASRHPERLRALILACASGLLDTDLFRAALNLPRAAVTGRVSFLPTILFDSLRAGPLNLVRSTRDLLGHPTREMLPAIQLPTLVIWGERDALVPPDLGRALADALPNGHYVEIPHAGHVVMVDAPDRFNREVLKFLSSLDR encoded by the coding sequence GTGGCTAGACCCCGGCTGCCGGCTTTCGAGCCCCGCTACTGCTCGTTCGAGAGTGGCGGCGGGCTGCTGCACTGGCGTGAATACGGCAGCGGGCCGCCGCTGGTGCTGGTGCACGGACTGAGCGGGTCGCGGCACTGGTGGCGCAGCAACTTGCCGGCCTTCTCGGCCCATTTCCGGGTGTATGTGATCGAGCTGACCGGGTTCGGCTCGGCCTGGCGGCACCGGTCGCTGGGGGTAGAAGGCTCCGCCGACCTGATCGGTGCCTGGCTGGAAGCTCAGAACCTGCAGGACGTGACCCTGGTGGGGCACTCAATGGGCGGGCAGATTTCCACCATCGTGGCCTCACGGCACCCGGAACGGCTGCGGGCCCTGATTCTGGCCTGCGCTTCAGGTCTGCTGGACACCGACCTGTTCCGCGCCGCCCTGAACCTGCCGCGCGCCGCCGTGACCGGGCGGGTCAGCTTCCTGCCCACCATTCTGTTCGACTCGCTGCGGGCCGGACCGCTGAATCTGGTGCGTTCCACCCGCGACCTGCTGGGGCACCCCACCCGCGAGATGCTGCCGGCCATTCAGCTGCCTACCCTGGTGATCTGGGGCGAGCGCGACGCACTGGTGCCGCCTGACTTGGGCCGCGCCCTGGCAGATGCCCTGCCCAACGGCCACTATGTAGAAATTCCCCACGCCGGGCACGTGGTGATGGTGGACGCCCCCGACCGCTTTAACCGTGAAGTACTGAAGTTCCTGAGCAGTCTGGACCGCTAA
- a CDS encoding mandelate racemase/muconate lactonizing enzyme family protein, translated as MATLEVCALSVGRPVRELLGLPAGEVAESSYTIGLAALPEMAAQAQAAVARGHGILKVKLGTAQDEAILQTLREVAPAVTLRVDANAAWTLPQARRMLDVLDEYRVEFLEQPLPAGDLAGHVALRRAARLPLIADESLHAVGSVPALAEAFDGVNLKPAKLGGPLQALRTLELARLHGLGVMIGCMIESSLGIAAAAMLAPLCDWVDLDSPLLLASDPVSGLDWQGGRLQLPAGPGWGVEWKAEEGRR; from the coding sequence ATGGCAACCCTGGAAGTCTGTGCGCTGAGCGTGGGCCGGCCGGTCCGTGAGCTGCTGGGGCTGCCAGCTGGCGAGGTGGCCGAGAGCAGTTACACTATCGGGCTGGCCGCCTTGCCGGAGATGGCGGCTCAGGCGCAAGCGGCGGTGGCGCGGGGGCACGGCATCCTGAAAGTGAAGCTGGGCACCGCGCAGGATGAGGCCATTTTGCAGACCCTGCGTGAGGTGGCGCCGGCAGTGACGCTGCGGGTGGATGCCAATGCGGCCTGGACCTTGCCGCAGGCCCGGCGCATGCTGGACGTGCTGGACGAGTACCGGGTGGAATTTCTGGAGCAACCGCTGCCGGCCGGCGACCTGGCCGGGCACGTGGCCCTGCGGCGTGCGGCGCGCCTGCCTCTCATTGCTGACGAGAGCCTGCATGCGGTGGGTAGTGTGCCGGCGTTAGCCGAAGCGTTCGACGGGGTGAATCTCAAGCCGGCCAAGCTGGGCGGGCCGCTGCAGGCCCTGCGAACGCTGGAGCTGGCGCGACTGCACGGCCTGGGCGTGATGATCGGCTGCATGATCGAGTCGTCACTGGGTATTGCGGCGGCGGCGATGCTGGCCCCGCTGTGCGACTGGGTGGATCTGGACTCTCCCCTGCTGCTGGCCTCGGACCCGGTGTCAGGCCTGGATTGGCAAGGTGGGCGGTTGCAGTTGCCAGCCGGGCCGGGCTGGGGGGTGGAGTGGAAGGCGGAGGAAGGACGCCGCTGA
- a CDS encoding C40 family peptidase yields MRAPRQTFLYAEPAEQAETVSEVLLGEELTVLEQAGEWQRVRLAADGYEGWARVQAVTVPAGSWALVTALRGHIYAAPAAQAPLLGRLSLGSRVRRSGEVVEGEEGRRWERLLWPAGWVSRAVFRPLPSSLPELGLEFVGTPYRWGGRSAWGVDCSGLMQVLHAAYGLALPRDSGPQRSALLPVDLPQAGDLAFFPGHVGLMLDSECLLNATSYQMAVTVDTLGSGEYGRLLERDLLGFGRPEWS; encoded by the coding sequence ATGCGCGCCCCCCGGCAGACCTTCTTGTATGCCGAGCCCGCAGAACAGGCCGAAACAGTCTCGGAAGTGCTGCTGGGTGAGGAACTGACAGTGCTGGAGCAGGCTGGCGAGTGGCAGCGGGTCCGGCTCGCTGCGGACGGTTACGAGGGCTGGGCACGGGTGCAGGCGGTTACAGTCCCGGCTGGCAGCTGGGCTCTGGTCACGGCGCTGCGGGGGCACATTTACGCAGCCCCGGCGGCGCAGGCCCCTCTGCTGGGGCGCTTGAGCCTGGGCAGCCGGGTCCGCCGGTCGGGCGAGGTGGTGGAAGGTGAAGAAGGCCGCCGCTGGGAGCGCCTGCTCTGGCCGGCTGGCTGGGTGAGCCGTGCAGTATTCCGGCCGCTGCCCTCTTCCCTGCCCGAGCTGGGGTTGGAATTTGTGGGCACCCCCTACCGCTGGGGCGGGCGCTCGGCCTGGGGGGTGGATTGCTCCGGGTTGATGCAGGTGCTTCATGCCGCGTACGGTCTGGCATTGCCGCGCGACTCCGGGCCGCAGCGCTCTGCCCTGCTGCCGGTGGATCTGCCGCAGGCGGGCGACCTGGCATTTTTCCCTGGGCACGTGGGTCTGATGCTGGACAGCGAATGCCTTCTCAACGCCACCTCTTACCAGATGGCGGTTACTGTAGATACTCTGGGCAGCGGCGAGTACGGCCGGCTGCTGGAACGTGACCTGCTGGGCTTCGGCCGCCCTGAATGGAGCTGA
- a CDS encoding metallophosphoesterase family protein, whose translation MRLAFISDIHANIQALTAAAQFLETQVVDQVVVVGDLVGYGANPGPVIDFVQQRGYSVCLGSSDLRVALPLGSSSGRHGVAEQVIGWTRGMLLPTQLDYLRSLPVGGRIRTPQGRIRFFHGSPHDPEQKLDLAGPEEKLQVLAAQFPARLIVSAGTHIPFLRRVGEVTFLDPGSVGFSLNREPGADVAVVDCLPGADPQVTLHKVPYDVASAAFDVLAWELPAQIAQVLKTGHG comes from the coding sequence GTGCGACTGGCTTTTATCAGCGACATTCATGCCAACATTCAGGCGCTGACGGCGGCCGCGCAGTTTCTGGAGACCCAGGTGGTGGATCAGGTGGTGGTGGTGGGCGACCTGGTCGGCTACGGCGCCAACCCGGGACCGGTGATTGACTTTGTGCAGCAGCGGGGCTATTCGGTATGCCTGGGCTCCAGCGACCTGCGGGTGGCCCTGCCGCTGGGCAGCAGCAGTGGTCGGCATGGGGTGGCCGAGCAGGTGATCGGCTGGACCCGTGGCATGCTGCTGCCCACTCAGCTGGATTACCTGCGCTCGCTGCCGGTAGGCGGGCGGATCCGGACTCCGCAGGGCCGCATCCGTTTTTTCCACGGCAGTCCTCACGACCCCGAGCAGAAACTGGACCTGGCCGGCCCCGAGGAAAAATTGCAGGTGCTGGCCGCGCAGTTTCCGGCCCGGCTGATCGTCTCGGCCGGTACCCATATTCCTTTTCTGCGCCGGGTGGGCGAGGTGACTTTTCTGGATCCCGGCTCGGTGGGTTTCTCGCTGAACCGCGAGCCGGGCGCGGACGTGGCGGTGGTGGACTGCCTGCCCGGCGCGGATCCGCAGGTCACCCTGCATAAGGTGCCGTACGATGTGGCCTCGGCAGCGTTCGACGTGCTGGCCTGGGAACTCCCGGCTCAGATCGCCCAGGTGCTCAAGACGGGACACGGCTGA
- the lnt gene encoding apolipoprotein N-acyltransferase, which translates to MTGYDVSVRLPSLAGALAAGLLTGLATLTPVPWLSLLPLAAWLGLAAQRDTARRMGWGAFGYVGAHLWWVTVLAAQIFGFPPAGALALILYATEALFFAALGWAVSRLFSSPRRRLWALAGGWVGLEYLRSLGTLAFPWPTLGYIWLDTPVIQTADLGGVLLASWLGVALAAALADWFSGHQRRPLVLSLGLLALAAGYGLTRTPGEGPVARAFLTRTTVNGFERLDQGRLLPSLLEASRSRAPGEPVIWSETALARDLGDLALFPGPGISGAGRASGSENSVLAIDASGQVVGENHKGRPLPFGETFPFQTVLRPLYTQLSLLTGFDLLDSLQPATRMVPLDLGGIRYGAYICYDSVFGWPARQLARQGAEVLVNVSNDSWFAAAGVRQHFEMGRVRAIENRRWVLRAVQRGWAGSVDDLGRPRQVVQDGQQGFSVQYRRLHGQTVYQRAGDLPALLLAAALVGLAWRGEKGHWTRKTRQVST; encoded by the coding sequence ATGACTGGGTATGATGTGTCGGTGCGACTTCCCTCCCTTGCCGGCGCTCTGGCCGCCGGCCTGCTGACCGGCCTGGCCACCCTGACCCCCGTGCCCTGGCTGAGCCTGCTGCCGCTGGCGGCGTGGCTGGGTCTGGCCGCGCAGCGAGACACCGCCCGCCGGATGGGCTGGGGTGCTTTCGGCTACGTGGGCGCGCACCTGTGGTGGGTCACGGTGCTGGCCGCGCAGATCTTTGGTTTCCCCCCGGCCGGCGCCCTGGCCCTGATTCTTTACGCCACCGAAGCCCTCTTTTTTGCGGCGCTGGGCTGGGCGGTCAGCCGGCTGTTCTCCAGCCCGCGCCGCCGGCTGTGGGCGCTGGCCGGCGGCTGGGTAGGGCTGGAATACCTGCGGTCGCTGGGCACCCTGGCTTTTCCCTGGCCTACTCTGGGCTACATCTGGCTGGATACCCCGGTCATTCAGACCGCCGACCTGGGCGGCGTGCTGCTGGCCTCCTGGCTGGGCGTGGCGCTGGCCGCCGCGCTGGCCGACTGGTTCTCCGGGCATCAGCGCCGGCCGCTGGTCCTCAGCCTGGGCCTGCTGGCGCTGGCGGCCGGCTACGGGCTGACCCGTACTCCTGGCGAGGGCCCGGTCGCCCGCGCCTTTCTGACCCGGACCACCGTCAACGGTTTCGAGCGGTTGGACCAGGGCCGGCTGCTGCCCAGCTTGCTGGAAGCCAGCCGTAGCCGCGCCCCCGGCGAGCCGGTCATCTGGTCCGAAACCGCGCTGGCCCGTGACCTGGGCGACCTTGCGCTGTTCCCGGGCCCCGGCATCAGCGGCGCCGGGCGGGCCTCTGGCAGCGAGAACAGCGTGCTGGCCATTGACGCCAGCGGCCAGGTGGTGGGGGAGAACCACAAGGGCCGCCCACTGCCGTTCGGAGAAACCTTTCCCTTTCAGACGGTGCTGCGCCCGCTCTACACTCAGCTGAGCCTGCTGACCGGCTTCGACCTGCTGGACAGTCTGCAGCCGGCCACACGGATGGTGCCGCTAGACCTGGGCGGCATTCGCTACGGCGCCTATATCTGTTACGACTCGGTCTTCGGCTGGCCGGCGCGGCAGCTGGCGCGGCAGGGCGCCGAGGTGCTGGTCAACGTGAGCAACGATTCGTGGTTCGCGGCCGCCGGGGTCCGGCAGCACTTCGAGATGGGCCGGGTCCGCGCCATCGAGAACCGGCGCTGGGTGCTGCGGGCAGTGCAGCGCGGCTGGGCCGGCAGTGTGGACGACCTGGGCCGCCCACGCCAGGTCGTTCAGGACGGACAGCAGGGTTTCTCGGTGCAGTACCGGCGCCTGCACGGTCAGACCGTCTACCAGCGCGCCGGAGACCTGCCCGCGCTGCTGCTGGCCGCCGCCTTGGTGGGCCTGGCCTGGCGGGGCGAGAAGGGCCACTGGACCAGGAAAACGCGCCAAGTCTCAACTTGA